gggagaacaGCACTTGGGGCCCTCCCTTTATCCTGCAGCATTCAGGGACCACCTCCATCCTAGGTGCAATGCCACCCCTACCTGAGGATGCACGGATAAGCCCAAGCCCCTCTTGTCAGCCACGATGATGGTGATGACGGTCTTCAGCACTGTGGCAAAGAAGGTGTTGACCCCAAAGaccagagcacagagctcttTGGAGAGGGAGGTAGCAATctggaaactgggaaaaatGGGAGCACTGGTGAACCCCTGGCATCGACCTGGCTGTTGGGGTGGGAGTGGGTCCCCAGGAGTACCACGCACATGGCAATGGGCACCAGGAACTGGTGGGAGCCACGGAAGAAGATGTAGGCAGCATAGCACAGCCAGATGTTGGTGGTGGAGTTCATAAGCAGGAGCAATCCCGCCTGGAATGCTGTAACCACTCCAATCACCAGCTCTGACCACAGCTTCCAGCGGATTTTCACGTAGCCAGCAGCAAAGGAGGCgacagctcctggggagggatGAAGGATGCTGTGAACACCTCAAGAATCCCCTAGGATATTTAGGCTGGGACCCAGCCCAGTAACCATCATGTCATCCCCAATGCAAACCACCAAAAATTCCTTAAGGACCACCATTCCCAAGGGgtgcagcaggacagcagtgaCCCCCTGCCTCTCTGGTGTCCCCAGCCATTcccacaggaggcagcaggatgtgAGCGTCCCCCCAcgcccccagtgtccccatcccaggcaAGTTACCCAGCAGCGTGGAGGCAGCATCCACGCCTCCATTGTACACTCGGCGGTTGTCTGTGGTGGGAGAGATCTCATTCCAGAGGATGTGAGCGTAGTACAGCATCAGGTAGTACCCAGCCGAGTTAAAGACCCACCACAGGGACCAGAGgcggagctggggctgcctggccagggctccCAGCTCCCGCAGCATACGGCACAGCACCATGTCCCgccagccccgtgtccccccgcCACTGTCCCCCCCGGCCATCCTCTCCAGCTCGGTGGGCACAGCAGCGTCACCAGCCCCCTCGGGCCGATTGAAGAAGAGGCTGCGCCGGGGCCGCTCAAGGAAGATGGTGAGGATAAGGCCAAAGCTGACGAAGCCCAAGGAGACGTAGTTAAGGGTGAGGAAGGAGACACCACCCAAGGTGACGCAGAGCTGGCCCAACACGGAGCTGGTGAAAACCCCCAGGAGCACAGCGGAGCGGGAATAACTGGCCATCTGCTGGTAGCGGGACGGGGTGACCAGGGAGAAGATGTAGGAAGAGTAGGCAATGCGGGCAGCCATGGTGATGCCGTAGAAGAACTCCATCAGCTGCATGGCCAGGACGGAAGTGccccacaccagcagcagccagatgGAGATgtggctcaggctctgcagcaccagcacaggcttgTAGCACAGGTAGTCTGTCAGCAGGAAGAtgggcaccagcacagccatgtAGGAGTAGGACAGCACCGGCGTGATCACATTGGTCACCTGCCGTGAGGGCAAGGAGGGACTGAGCACtgggcacatccctggggaTGCCCCCCAACCTGCAGATGCTGTGGGCACTGGCTGCTGACCCCCATGGCAGCACCTCCTCGGGGAGGAATGTGACCAGCAGCATGCTCAGCTGGGGGTCTGGCTGTGCCTCGGCCCCTTCCCGTGCTGGGAATGCAGCAttcccacaggcacagcagccgGCCGGGACTGAGGCCAGCATCCCTTGGttgggagaagaaaacattGTGGCCCCTCCTTGTCTAACCCCATCGTTGCCAGCGGCCTGGCAGTGCACTGTGCCATCATGGAAAAGTCTCCCCAGTGGGATGGGGCATGACTTCTCCCCGGCCCAGCACCCTCCCACAGGCTGCTAAGGCGGGCAGGGGTCACACACCGCTCCCAAAATCAGTTGCCAGCCTGGGCACAAGGTTTTATGCCAGGGCAAGTTGAGCCTGGGACTCAGGGGACAGGGTGACCTCATAGCCAAGTGAGACAAGGCCCCACAACAGAccacctcccctgcccagaAAGCACCACCATGAGTCACCACATGCTGCCACGCCCAGGACACGACCCCCCTGTGCACCCCAGAAGCACTGAGGGATGCTCTGGACAGCCCCAGGGTGTGACCATGGCCATAAACGGGGACACCGGGGTGGGGGACCAGATACCCACAGCTCACCTCTGCCTTTGTGAAGTTCTTGTCATCCCCCAGCAGATAGGGGGTGATGAAGCTCTCCCCAGGTCGGATCTGTGTCATGAAGCCATAGAAGCAGAGGTAGCAGACTTGTAGCTTCCAGCGCTGGTCCGGCACCATCTCCGGCGCCGGCTTTTTGGCGCCATCATTCTCGGGcatggctctgcagcaggacagcGGCATTATCCTGGGAGCCATTAGCTACACAGGCTCTGCTGGACCATGCAGCCCCTCTCTGTCCACAGGCGCTCTCGGACGCATGGAAAACCAGGGCGCTGcagtttctgtggaaaaagcagcatttggcaCAGGCTCAAAATTCCTCCAGAATCTCAAGGCAAATAAATACCACTACCTTCTCCCCAGGAGATGttctgggaagaagaaaagcagccatGCATCTTGCTGTGCAGAAGCAGGGGGGGGTCATCTCAGGCAGCATTCGTGCATCACGTGCATCCGGAGCCTGGATGCACAGAGCATCTGGATCCACAGTGGGGCATCCTCAGCTCCCATCAcatccttttcctcccctttgaGACTCAGTGGGGTTTTGCTGCTTCCTGGAGCAACACTTccctctgagctgcagaggcagagggatGCAGACACCCTGCACCGCAGATGCTCTGGAGGGGATGGCACAAGAATGTGCTGGCTGTGGAAATGAGTTAATGTGCACACCAGGCATGGGGCCACCCGTGTTACTCAGTAGCGGGGTGGCTGGCAGGATTTCAGCTGAGCCGCAGGCCAGCGGCTGCCCCTTGGCTCTTCCCAGCGGGACATAAtgcccagcctggggagaaTGCAAAATGCCATGAGATTCATGGTCCAGAGGGGGATTAAAGGCTCAAATCCTCAAATTAAAGGTTTGGCTGCAGGAaacctggcagtgccaggagacCTGATTAGCAGTCATGGGATGAGGGCAGTGACAGGAGAAGGCCTGGACTGATATCCTCCCAGCACTCCCCACTCCCACAAGAAGTCACCAAGGTGACTTTTCATGCCACATGATTCTTCGTATTCCAATACACGCCACAGGAGCAAGGTTTAGAAACCTGATTACCTTGATAACCACAGAACAACTAATCACAGTCATTAAAAAGTAAGTTCATGGTCCCAGTCTGTGTCCCACTGCATCCTGCGTGGTGAAACTGGGGGATaatctccctcctgctgccagatAACCCAGGATAAACAGGGGCATGAGCCAGCACCGGTGGTGGCAGAGGAAGCTGGTGGTGACCTAAACTTACAGGAAGCCAAGTGTCCATTTGCCCCAGTGAGGACCCACCACTCCAACAGCATTCCCATGAGATTTCAGCACTGGTGCCTGAGTTTCACCAAAACACTCGTGTGCCAGAGCTCGTGGCTGGGCAAACAGCCCCCACCTCCTAGACAGATCCCTGGGGATCAAAGAGGGGCTCGCTCACTCACCGCCAGCGAGCCTGTCCGGCACTGGCTGGAGCACCAgcccctgctgtggcaggaaggGTAAGGTGCAAGGAGCAAGGGCTAACCCCCGACAAATACCCACCCCAGCACCGTGCCGGGGGCCACTGCCAGCTGCGAGTGCCTGGACTCTGCTCCATCACTCTcttgtccccaggctgggctgcagatgtcacctgcagcagctgcttgccGCCACGTGCACCACAACCCCTATAGGATGTTTGCCACCCTCTGCTCTCCATTCCTGCCCTGTCCATCGAGGAGGGATACATACATGCATCCCTGGCCCACAGAAAATCATCCACACTAAATGCAGGATGCAGCTCCATGAAGCTGCTCCATTCCCAGGAGCATTGGCACCTAACTCCCAGCATGCGTGTCCCCACACACTAAGGGACTCCAGACTAGAACCCACCTGGCCACACCCAATCCCCCTTCTCCAGAACATCCATGGAGCTACTCTGCTCGAGGTGAGTGGGCATGAGTCCCAGGGAATGCTCCATCCTTCGTCCCTGGTGCAAGCCAGGGAgtagagagaaaaggaagaaggagaagagagagggagggagagggagcagaggtcCGTTATCACCGTGTGAACCTGTTTATCACCGAGTTATCTGGGTGTGACCTTGACACGGATCACTGTCACGCCACACACCGCTGTCAGCCCGGGGTCATAGGTGACACGGGCGGCAGAGCTcaggctcagctccctgcacagccacgGCCACCGAGGTCcagaggggacagccctgggggtCGGCGTGATGCCCTTACGCCCAGCCGCGTGCCGGTGACATACAAGTGACACCGCCAAGGCACCACGTATTTTGTGCGGAGCTGCCACGCCGAATGGGGCGCGCGAATCCCTGGGGTACCTTCCCTAAAATAAGGGCTGGGAAGCTCCAGAAAATGCACCCTCGCGCACCGTACGGGCACCTCTCTGCCTCCCACCGCCCAGAACCAAGGGATGGGCGCTGCGGGGTGGTGTGGGGTGCACTTGGCAGAGGAGGGTGTCGGGGGTACGCGGCACCTGCTCACCCTGAAACAACGCgggacggggggggggggggagaacAACAGAGCGGGGGGAAACAACACAGCACCCGGCACACATCCCCAGCACCCGGGGGAAACAACACTGCCGGCATCCCAGGGACCCCACTGGGCACGCCACCGTCCCGGCGACACCCGCACCCCGCACCCCGTACCTGCTGGGCGGCCGGCATGGGCACTGCGGGCCGGGGCAAGGCGGGGATCCGGGGCTCCCCGCTGCCACCCGAGCCCGATCGGCGGCGAGCCCAGCGACAGCAGCGACAGcgacagcagcaggagcaggaggaggaggaggaggaggaggagaatgtAGGAGTACCTCGGGAAATGTAGTCGCCCTCCACGTGCGGGGCGGCGTAGGGACTACAAGCCCCACagtgcagagggagggaggaaggggaggaggaggaggaacaggaaGAGCCCGGCCACGCCGGAAGAGAGCTGCGCCGGCACCTGTGTCCCGAATAGGGACAAATCCCCCTCCGAAAGCGTCGGCAGGTCGTGAAGGACCCCCTTTTCCACTGCCCTCAGCCGGGgtcctctccctgcccatctGCCGCGGCCTCTGGGCTGCGGGCCCTGGGGAACGCTGCCCCCGCCTTGGCCCCCTCCGCTGATTCATGATACCCATGGCTCCTTGGATTTATTTCTGCACCCCGTTTGTTTCCTGGGGGTGGATTTGTTCCAGTCTACGCTGTGCCCTATCCCAGAGGGTCCCGAACAGTTCCCCGCTGTGCTCCAAGCAGAGCTCCCGAAACTTCTCATCCCCTCgtccagcctggcagcaacCCCCGAGAGTTGGTTATGGGGCGAGTCCGGCCTTCAGGACCTGGAGGGGCTGAAGCACGGCCGTGCACTTCTCCCGGAGGAAAGAGCATCCCTAGAGGAGGTGAAGCCCCCCGAGAATCGAGCCTCGGAGCTGGTGCCCCATCTCCCGGGAGATGATGCATCTTCCGAGCGCATCTTCCAAGGGCATCTTCTCTCCCCGCCTTTCCTCCCCCTTTCCCGGCGTTCACCCTGCCAGAAGCAAATGCAAGCTGACAGGGCTCGGCTATTCCgctgaaatatttatatctTCCCACCTGGAAGTGCGGCAGCAGGATCCCAGATGTCCGGGaactgtcacacacacacacacacacacacacacacacacacacacccgtCCCACCCAAGCCAGCCTGTAAGGTCCAGGCAGCCCTGGATATTCCAACCCAGAGGCTTCCAGCCCTACTGAGCCCTCCCAGATGGTCCTGGGGAGCGTGGCCAGACCGCAGCAGACGTGTTCACCAGCTCCCCGTCTCCACCCTGACCCTCCCGCGGGCGGGTGGGACCTGTCTGTCCATCCCTGATGGCCAGGATGGTGGCAGGGTTAGGTCCCACCCTTAAACGCAGCCTGGTCCGGGTGCAGGAGCTCCGCAGGGCGGGGATCCGGGGCGGTGTTGGGCGCCCGGGCAGTGCCAGCATCCTGGGGCAGAGTCACCGTGGGCAGTGTCACCTGGGACTGCCCCCAGCCACCACAGGGCAGCGGCAGGGACTGGGTAGGGGCAGAGCTGGTTTAGGGGCAGGAACAGGGGCTGTAGTAGGGCGAGGACAGTgaagggcaggggaaggagtAGGGACTGAGtagggggaaaagcaggagctgggacgGGAGGAGCCGGTTTAGGAGCAGGaacaggggcaggggctgtATTAGGGAGTGGGCAATGAcggggcagaggcaggagtACAGACTGAGTAGAGTTGGGGCAGGGGTGGAGCAGGTACAGGGGCTGCGGCAGGGGCTGAATCAGGGAGAG
This genomic interval from Motacilla alba alba isolate MOTALB_02 chromosome 7, Motacilla_alba_V1.0_pri, whole genome shotgun sequence contains the following:
- the SLC19A1 gene encoding reduced folate transporter isoform X1, which gives rise to MAPRIMPLSCCRAMPENDGAKKPAPEMVPDQRWKLQVCYLCFYGFMTQIRPGESFITPYLLGDDKNFTKAEVTNVITPVLSYSYMAVLVPIFLLTDYLCYKPVLVLQSLSHISIWLLLVWGTSVLAMQLMEFFYGITMAARIAYSSYIFSLVTPSRYQQMASYSRSAVLLGVFTSSVLGQLCVTLGGVSFLTLNYVSLGFVSFGLILTIFLERPRRSLFFNRPEGAGDAAVPTELERMAGGDSGGGTRGWRDMVLCRMLRELGALARQPQLRLWSLWWVFNSAGYYLMLYYAHILWNEISPTTDNRRVYNGGVDAASTLLGAVASFAAGYVKIRWKLWSELVIGVVTAFQAGLLLLMNSTTNIWLCYAAYIFFRGSHQFLVPIAIFQIATSLSKELCALVFGVNTFFATVLKTVITIIVADKRGLGLSVHPQHLGFAPTNSNQLCSRPLPFKPNKGGTGRGGMAVPALGATHAQHAHTRGTRARGTAGHALGPPCHPSTCAGLAGAVPTLWGHRQGSPGCVDGMGETRPPPELCWLGGGGENGDGIVLTWGRWTPSGRAPASPQDSPLGGMLVSWLEKTLWLQQQGFGSNPKLLVRTAWGWGAGERGFTGFCGEQPTWQH
- the SLC19A1 gene encoding reduced folate transporter isoform X2; amino-acid sequence: MAPRIMPLSCCRAMPENDGAKKPAPEMVPDQRWKLQVCYLCFYGFMTQIRPGESFITPYLLGDDKNFTKAEVTNVITPVLSYSYMAVLVPIFLLTDYLCYKPVLVLQSLSHISIWLLLVWGTSVLAMQLMEFFYGITMAARIAYSSYIFSLVTPSRYQQMASYSRSAVLLGVFTSSVLGQLCVTLGGVSFLTLNYVSLGFVSFGLILTIFLERPRRSLFFNRPEGAGDAAVPTELERMAGGDSGGGTRGWRDMVLCRMLRELGALARQPQLRLWSLWWVFNSAGYYLMLYYAHILWNEISPTTDNRRVYNGGVDAASTLLGAVASFAAGYVKIRWKLWSELVIGVVTAFQAGLLLLMNSTTNIWLCYAAYIFFRGSHQFLVPIAIFQIATSLSKELCALVFGVNTFFATVLKTVITIIVADKRGLGLSVHPQFYVYFGYFTLLAVVYLLAAVRVGVQHSHRRQPVELALAKEPCQVPVEIPAQEKSPEAGTVRA